Proteins found in one Sorghum bicolor cultivar BTx623 chromosome 1, Sorghum_bicolor_NCBIv3, whole genome shotgun sequence genomic segment:
- the LOC8063393 gene encoding coatomer subunit alpha-3, whose translation MLTKFETKSNRVKGLSFHPRRPWILASLHSGVIQMWDYRMGTLLDRFDEHDGPVRGVHFHATQPLFVSGGDDYKIKVWNYKTHRCLFTLHGHLDYIRTVQFHHEYPWIVSASDDQTIRIWNWQSRTCVAVLTGHNHYVMCASFHPKEDLVVSASLDQTVRVWDIGALRKKTVSPADDILRLTQMNTDLFGGVDAVVKYVLEGHDRGVNWASFHPTLPLIVSGADDRQVKLWRMNDTKAWEVDTLRGHMNNVSCVMFHAKQDIIVSNSEDKSIRIWDATKRTGIQTFRREHDRFWILAAHPEMNLLAAGHDSGMIVFKLERERPAFCVSGDTVFYVKDRFLRFFEYTSQKEVQVAPIRRPGSVSLNQSPRTLSYSPTENAVLICSDADGGSYELYIVPKDSAGRSDYLQEAKKGAGGSAVFVARNRFAVLEKSSNQVLVKNLKNEIVKKSPLPIATDAIYYAGTGNLLCKSEDRVTIFDLQQRLVLGELQTPAVKYVVWSSDMESVALLSKHAVVIASKKLVHRCTLHETIRVKSGAWDENGVFIYTTLNHMKYCLPNGDSGIIKTLDVPIYITRVVGNNIFCLDRDGKNKLIAVDASEYIFKLALLRKRYDHVMSMIKNSQLCGQAVISYLQQKGFPEVALHFVKDEKTRFNLALESGNIQIAVASAKEIDDKDHWYKLGIEALRQGNVGIVEYAYQRTKNFERLAFLYLITGYLDKVGFMCKIAGQNNNLMGQFHNALYLGDAKKRVEILENAGQIPLAYVTAVTHGLTEIAERLAAELGENVPSLPEGKSHSLLIPPAPLTACGDWPLLRVMRGIFEGGLDATGRADLEEDDEAAGADWGDEDLDIVDASEVVANGDGFDVEEGEPNEEDGEEGGWDLEDLELPPETETPKSVGNARSAVFVAPTPGIPVSQIWTQRSSLAGEQAAAGNFDTAMRLLSRQLGIKNFVPLKPLFLDLHMGSHTYLRALAAAPVISVAVEKGWNESASPNVRGPPALVFSFSQMEDRLKAAYKATTEGKFPEALRQFLSILHTIPVIVVDSRREVDEVKELIEIVREYVLGLRMELKRKELRDDVTRQQELAAYFTNCKLQRVHMRLVLASAMALCFKQKNYATAGHFARMLLENSPQEAQAKKARQVLQACQDKNDSHQLNYDFRNPFVVCGATYVPIYRGQKDVSCPYCGSRFVPSIEGQLCTICELAAVGADASGLLCSPTQSR comes from the exons ATGCTGACCAAGTTCGAGACGAAGAGCAACCGGGTGAAGGGCCTGAGTTTCCACCCGCGTCGGCCATGGATCCTGGCGAGTCTCCACAGCGGGGTGATCCAGATGTGGGACTACCGCATGGGCACCCTCCTCGACCGCTTCGACGAGCACGACGGGCCGGTTCGCGGCGTCCACTTCCACGCCACCCAGCCCCTCTTCGTCTCCGGAG GTGATGATTATAAGATTAAGGTCTGGAATTACAAGACGCACCGCTGCCTCTTCACACTTCATGGGCACCTTGACTACATTCGCACTGTGCAATTCCATCATGAGTACCCATGGATTGTAAGTGCTAGTGACGATCAGACAATCCGTATCTGGAACTGGCAATCACGCACCTGTGTGGCTGTGCTGACTGGACATAACCACTACGTCATGTGTGCATCTTTCCATCCCAAAGAAGACCTGGTTGTATCTGCATCACTTGATCAGACTGTGCGTGTCTGGGATATTGGAGCTCTGAGGAAGAAGACAGTGTCACCTGCTGATGACATCCTCCGTCTCACCCAGATGAACACAGATCTTTTTGGAGGTGTTGATGCTGTAGTGAAATATGTCCTCGAAGGCCATGACCGTGGGGTCAACTGGGCCTCGTTTCATCCCACTTTGCCACTCATTGTTTCTGGGGCAGATGACCGGCAGGTGAAGCTATGGAGAATGAATG ATACCAAGGCTTGGGAAGTTGATACTTTAAGGGGCCACATGAATAATGTGTCTTGTGTGATGTTCCATGCGAAGCAAGACATCATTGTGTCCAACTCAGAAGACAAAAGCATTCGCATTTGGGATGCCACAAAGAGAACTGGTATTCAGACATTTAGACGGGAGCATGACCGTTTCTGGATTCTTGCTGCTCACCCTGAAATGAACCTTCTTGCTGCTGGTCATGACAGTGGCATGATTGTGTTCAAATTAGAGAGGGAACGCCCGGCCTTCTGTGTTAGTGGTGACACTGTTTTCTATGTGAAGGATCGGTTTCTCCGGTTCTTTGAATACACTAGCCAGAAGGAAGTTCAAGTGGCTCCAATAAGAAGACCTGGATCAGTCAGCTTGAACCAGTCACCCAGGACGCTGTCCTACAGCCCAACTGAGAATGCTGTCTTGATTTGCTCTGATGCTGACGGGGGTTCATATGAACTCTACATTGTTCCCAAGGATTCTGCTGGCAGATCTGATTACTTGCAAGAGGCAAAGAAAGGAGCTGGTGGTTCTGCTGTTTTTGTAGCACGCAACAGGTTTGCAGTCCTTGAGAAGAGTAGCAATCAAGTTTTGGTGAAGAATCTTaagaatgaaattgtgaagaaaagCCCCCTTCCCATTGCGACTGATGCAATATATTATGCTGGGACCGGTAACCTGCTGTGCAAATCTGAAGACAGGGTGACCATCTTTGATCTTCAGCAAAGGTTAGTTCTTGGTGAGCTCCAGACTCCTGCTGTCAAATATGTTGTTTGGTCCAGTGACATGGAATCCGTTGCACTGCTGAGCAAGCATGCAGTGGTTATAGCTAGCAAGAAGCTTGTCCACAGGTGCACACTGCATGAAACCATCCGTGTGAAAAGTGGTGCCTGGGATGAGAATGGTGTGTTCATTTACACTACACTGAACCATATGAAGTACTGTCTTCCCAATGGAGACAGTGGGATCATAAAAACCCTTGATGTTCCTATTTACATAACGAGGGTTGTTGGGAACAACATTTTCTGCTTAGATCGTGATGGAAAGAACAAGCTGATTGCAGTTGATGCATCGGAGTACATTTTCAAGCTCGCCCTTCTCAGGAAACGCTATGATCATGTTATGAGTATGATTAAGAACTCCCAGCTGTGTGGGCAGGCTGTGATTTCTTATTTGCAACAGAAAGGTTTCCCAGAAGTTGCTCTACACTTTGTGAAGGATGAGAAGACCAGATTTAACCTGGCTCTCGAGAGTGGTAACATTCAAATTGCAGTTGCTTCTGCAAAGGAGATCGATGACAAGGATCACTGGTACAAGTTGGGAATTGAGGCCCTGAGGCAGGGAAATGTTGGTATAGTGGAATATGCTTATCAACGAACAAAGAATTTTGAGAGGCTTGCTTTTCTGTATCTTATTACTGGTTACTTGGACAAGGTCGGCTTCATGTGCAAAATTGCTGGACAGAACAACAATTTGATGGGACAGTTCCACAATGCATTGTATCTTGGGGATGCCAAGAAGCGTGTTGAGATCTTGGAGAATGCTGGGCAGATACCTCTTGCTTATGTTACCGCTGTCACTCATGGGCTCACAGAAATTGCTGAGAGGCTTGCTGCTGAATTAGGCGAGAATGTTCCATCTCTGCCTGAAGGAAAATCCCACTCACTACTGATCCCTCCTGCACCTCTCACAGCGTGTGGTGATTGGCCATTACTGAGGGTAATGCGCGGTATTTTCGAAGGTGGACTGGATGCTACTGGAAGGGCAGATCTTGAGGAAGACGATGAAGCTGCTGGTGCTGATTGGGGTGATGAAGACTTGGATATTGTTGATGCAAGTGAAGTGGTGGCCAATGGTGATGGTTTTGATGTAGAAGAGGGTGAGCCAAATGAGGAGGATGGTGAGGAAGGTGGCTGGGATCTGGAAGATCTGGAACTTCCACCTGAAACTGAGACTCCAAAATCTGTTGGCAATGCTCGCTCCGCTGTATTTGTTGCTCCTACACCAGGTATTCCTGTCAGCCAAATTTGGACCCAGAGATCTTCTCTGGCTGGGGAGCAAGCGGCTGCAGGGAACTTTGACACAGCAATGAGGTTGCTTAGCCGCCAGTTGGGTATCAAGAACTTTGTTCCACTGAAGCCCTTGTTTCTTGACCTGCACATGGGCAGTCATACATATCTGCGTGCGCTTGCCGCCGCTCCTGTTATATCAGTTGCAGTAGAGAAAGGTTGGAATGAGTCTGCAAGTCCTAACGTGAGGGGCCCTCCTGCACTTGTTTTCAGCTTCTCACAAATGGAGGATAGACTCAAGGCTGCCTACAAAGCCACAACTGAGGGAAAGTTCCCTGAAGCACTGAGACAGTTCCTTAGCATCTTGCATACCATTCCAGTTATTGTGGTGGATTCACGGAGAGAAGTTGATGAGGTAAAGGAATTAATTGAGATAGTGAGGGAGTATGTTCTTGGTCTGAGGATGGAACTCAAGAGAAAGGAATTGAGGGATGATGTGACCCGTCAACAGGAGTTGGCTGCTTACTTCACAAACTGCAAGCTTCAGAGAGTTCATATGAGGCTTGTGCTTGCAAGCGCTATGGCTCTTTGCTTCAAGCAGAAAAACTATGCAACTGCAGGACACTTTGCAAGGATGCTTCTTGAGAACAGCCCTCAGGAGGCCCAAGCAAAGAAGGCTAGACAGGTTCTGCAAGCTTGCCAGGACAAGAACGATTCTCACCAACTGAACTATGATTTCAGAAATCCATTCGTTGTTTGTGGCGCCACATATGTTCCTATCTATCGTGGCCAAAAGGATGTTTCCTGCCCTTACTGTGGATCCCGATTTGTTCCTTCCATCGAAGGGCAGCTTTGTACCATATGTGAGCTTGCTGCGGTTGGGGCAGATGCTTCAGGCCTCCTCTGCTCCCCTACACAGTCGAGATAA